The following proteins are encoded in a genomic region of Microcoleus sp. FACHB-68:
- a CDS encoding GNAT family N-acetyltransferase: protein MNIREAQLEDIETLFNIRTSVIENYQSLEELASLGVTPETIANMLQTDCRAWIAEIDAIPIAFSMANVAEKTIFAMFVLPSFEGRGAGRTLMQEAEKWLWRQGAKEIWLLTGNDSNLRAYGFYLHLGWTPVDIQPDGQIKFIKRIVIETETLLKG from the coding sequence ATGAATATTCGAGAAGCGCAACTTGAAGATATTGAAACACTCTTCAATATTAGAACTAGCGTCATCGAAAACTATCAGTCTCTTGAAGAGTTAGCTAGTCTGGGAGTTACTCCGGAGACTATTGCTAATATGTTGCAAACGGACTGTCGAGCTTGGATTGCTGAAATTGATGCAATACCGATTGCTTTTTCAATGGCGAATGTAGCGGAAAAAACGATATTTGCTATGTTCGTTCTGCCATCTTTTGAGGGTCGTGGTGCAGGACGTACTTTGATGCAGGAAGCTGAAAAATGGTTATGGCGTCAAGGAGCTAAAGAAATTTGGCTACTGACAGGCAACGATTCAAATTTAAGAGCTTATGGATTCTATCTCCATCTCGGTTGGACACCCGTAGATATACAGCCTGATGGACAAATCAAATTTATTAAACGTATAGTTATAGAAACAGAAACTTTACTGAAAGGTTAA
- a CDS encoding Uma2 family endonuclease: MTALTVNFNSIIKLTDEQFYQLCQDNNDLRFERNAEGELIIMPPAGGETSNRNGRLTQQLMNWTDTNGTGIAFDSSGGFKLPNGADRSPDASWVKLERWNALTSEQQKKFPPICPDFVVELLSPSDSLKDTQDKMKEYRENGALLGWLINRKNRQVEIYRPGEEVEVLDNPERLAGEPVLPGFVLNLELIW, translated from the coding sequence ATGACTGCATTAACTGTTAACTTCAACTCAATTATCAAACTGACAGATGAGCAATTTTATCAACTCTGTCAGGATAACAACGATCTGAGGTTTGAACGCAATGCTGAAGGAGAATTAATTATCATGCCGCCGGCAGGAGGAGAAACCAGCAACCGCAATGGTAGACTAACCCAGCAGTTAATGAATTGGACAGATACAAATGGCACCGGCATTGCTTTTGACTCCTCCGGAGGCTTTAAATTACCGAATGGTGCAGATCGTTCCCCTGATGCTTCTTGGGTAAAGTTAGAACGTTGGAATGCTTTAACTTCTGAGCAACAAAAGAAATTCCCTCCAATTTGCCCTGATTTTGTCGTTGAGTTACTTTCTCCAAGTGATAGCTTGAAAGACACTCAAGATAAGATGAAGGAGTACAGGGAGAATGGCGCTCTTTTGGGTTGGTTAATTAATCGGAAAAACCGGCAAGTGGAAATTTACCGTCCTGGTGAAGAAGTTGAGGTGCTTGATAATCCTGAAAGGTTAGCAGGAGAGCCGGTTCTCCCTGGTTTCGTGCTGAATCTCGAATTAATTTGGTGA
- a CDS encoding alcohol dehydrogenase catalytic domain-containing protein, translating into MKALWLENNQLQLRDNLPIPEPPAGEALVRVLRAGICNTDIELLKGYYPYTGILGHEFVGVVEQGPENLLNQRVVGEINAVCGKCRFCRSGQPTHCENRTVLGIVNRHGAFAEYLTLPAQNLHPVPDNVATDVATFTEPVAAALEIQQQVPVRPDHQVLVVGDGKLGQLVAQTLALTGCDLLVIGRHRDKLQNLEARGIKTGLADAVTDRTFDISVECTGNPEGFAIARRALRPRGTLVLKSTYAGHLTFDASSLVVDEITLIGSRCGPFPQALQLLSQNAVDVKHLIHAHYPLDEALTAFDRAQQKGVLKILLDIG; encoded by the coding sequence ATGAAAGCACTTTGGCTGGAAAACAACCAACTGCAACTTCGCGATAACCTTCCCATTCCCGAACCCCCTGCCGGCGAAGCACTTGTGCGCGTTTTGCGTGCCGGCATCTGCAATACTGACATCGAACTCCTCAAAGGTTACTACCCTTACACTGGCATCTTAGGTCATGAATTTGTCGGTGTGGTAGAACAAGGGCCAGAAAATTTATTGAACCAGCGGGTGGTGGGAGAAATTAACGCAGTTTGTGGCAAATGCCGGTTCTGTCGTAGTGGACAACCCACCCACTGCGAAAACCGTACCGTCCTTGGCATCGTTAACCGCCACGGTGCGTTTGCAGAGTATCTAACGCTGCCGGCACAGAATCTGCATCCCGTACCGGATAATGTTGCCACAGATGTTGCGACATTCACAGAGCCGGTGGCTGCTGCCTTGGAAATTCAGCAACAGGTGCCGGTGCGTCCCGATCATCAAGTTTTGGTTGTAGGGGATGGCAAACTGGGGCAACTGGTGGCACAGACACTCGCACTCACCGGCTGTGACCTCTTAGTAATTGGACGTCATCGTGATAAACTACAAAACTTGGAGGCACGCGGGATCAAAACCGGCCTCGCCGACGCTGTTACAGACCGAACCTTTGACATCTCCGTTGAATGCACCGGCAACCCAGAAGGATTTGCGATTGCCCGTCGCGCCTTACGTCCACGCGGCACCCTCGTCCTTAAAAGCACCTATGCCGGCCACCTAACCTTCGATGCTTCCTCTTTAGTCGTCGATGAAATTACCCTCATCGGCTCCCGATGTGGCCCGTTTCCTCAAGCTCTCCAGTTATTATCGCAAAATGCCGTGGATGTCAAGCATCTAATCCACGCTCATTATCCTTTAGATGAAGCCCTCACAGCCTTTGACCGTGCCCAGCAGAAAGGGGTTTTGAAAATTTTGCTCGATATTGGTTAG
- a CDS encoding peroxiredoxin, whose translation MTLRLGDTVPNFTQASTHGDINFHEWAGDSWVVLFSHPKDFTPVCTTELGEVARLKPEFDKRNVKALALSVDDVESHNGWVGDIEETQGTALNYPILADPDRKVSDLYDMIHPNANNTLTVRSVFIIDPSKKLRLVFTYPASTGRNFDEILRVIDSLQLTDNYSVATPANWKDGEDCVIVPSIQDPEELKEKFPKGYTPLKPYLRMTPQPNK comes from the coding sequence ATGACCCTGCGCTTAGGTGATACCGTACCCAACTTTACTCAAGCTTCGACCCACGGCGACATTAATTTTCATGAATGGGCCGGCGATAGCTGGGTGGTGCTATTCTCCCACCCCAAAGACTTCACGCCGGTTTGCACAACCGAACTCGGCGAAGTCGCCCGCTTGAAACCCGAATTTGACAAGCGCAACGTTAAAGCGCTCGCTCTCAGCGTTGATGACGTTGAATCTCACAACGGCTGGGTGGGAGACATCGAAGAAACCCAAGGGACAGCCCTCAACTACCCCATCTTGGCAGATCCAGATCGGAAGGTTTCTGACCTTTACGACATGATCCACCCCAATGCCAACAATACCTTAACAGTTCGCTCGGTTTTCATCATTGACCCCAGCAAGAAACTGCGTCTAGTGTTCACCTACCCGGCTAGCACAGGACGCAACTTTGATGAAATCCTGCGGGTGATTGACTCACTGCAACTGACTGACAACTACAGCGTTGCCACTCCCGCCAACTGGAAAGATGGCGAAGATTGTGTGATTGTCCCTTCTATCCAAGATCCAGAAGAGTTGAAGGAAAAATTCCCCAAAGGCTACACCCCATTGAAGCCTTACTTGCGGATGACTCCTCAGCCAAACAAATAG
- a CDS encoding Uma2 family endonuclease, which produces MLSSPIVLRMPPELQMTDDQFFEFCQINRDLNIERNKTGELLIMSPTGGTTGNRNFNIAVQLGIWAEQDGTGICFDSNSGFKLSMGDKSPDASWMKLERWNALSEEQQEKFVPICPDFVLELRSASDNLKPLQEKMEEYIREPGCQLGWLIDRKHRQVYIYRPGLPTECLENPDTVSAEPVLPGFVLNMSKVW; this is translated from the coding sequence ATGCTTTCATCTCCGATTGTGTTGCGGATGCCACCCGAATTGCAAATGACAGATGACCAGTTTTTTGAGTTCTGTCAGATTAACCGCGATTTAAACATCGAACGCAATAAAACTGGAGAATTGCTGATTATGTCTCCAACCGGCGGAACCACAGGCAATCGTAATTTCAATATTGCTGTACAGCTCGGAATTTGGGCAGAGCAAGATGGCACGGGGATTTGTTTTGATTCTAACAGCGGATTTAAGCTATCAATGGGTGATAAGTCGCCTGATGCTTCGTGGATGAAGCTAGAGCGGTGGAACGCTTTATCAGAAGAACAGCAAGAAAAATTTGTACCCATTTGTCCAGATTTTGTCCTTGAATTACGTTCAGCTTCTGATAACCTGAAACCGTTGCAGGAAAAAATGGAAGAATACATCAGGGAACCTGGATGTCAGCTAGGATGGTTGATTGACCGCAAACACCGGCAAGTCTACATCTACCGTCCGGGACTGCCAACGGAATGTTTAGAAAATCCCGATACCGTCAGCGCAGAGCCGGTATTGCCAGGATTTGTTTTAAATATGAGCAAAGTTTGGTAA
- a CDS encoding cysteine synthase A, producing the protein MDIKTGFIGAVGNTPLIRINSVSEETGCEILGKAEFLNPGGSVKDRAALYIIEDAERKGLLKPGGTVVEGTAGNTGIGLAHICNAKGYKCLIVIPDTQSQEKIDALRTLGAEVRTVPAVPYKDPNNYVKLSGRLASEMENAIWANQFDNLANRLAHYETTGPEIWEQTAGKIDAWVTATGTGGTFAGVAMFLKEKKPTIKNILADPMGSGLYSYVKTGEIHTEGSSITEGIGNSRVTANMEGVPIDDAIQIDDHAAVRVIYQLLKKDGLFMGGSVGINIAAAVELAKQMGPGHTIVTVLCDGGSRYQSRLFNREWLASKGLSPD; encoded by the coding sequence ATGGATATCAAAACCGGCTTTATCGGGGCAGTAGGCAACACACCATTAATTCGGATCAACAGCGTTAGTGAAGAAACCGGCTGCGAAATTTTAGGAAAAGCAGAATTTCTCAATCCGGGTGGCTCGGTGAAGGATCGGGCAGCTTTATATATTATTGAAGATGCTGAGAGAAAAGGCTTATTGAAACCAGGCGGAACCGTTGTTGAAGGAACCGCCGGCAACACCGGCATCGGTTTAGCGCACATCTGCAACGCCAAGGGTTACAAATGCCTGATTGTAATTCCAGATACACAATCTCAAGAGAAAATTGACGCATTAAGAACGCTGGGTGCAGAAGTGCGAACCGTGCCGGCGGTTCCTTATAAAGATCCCAATAACTATGTAAAACTCTCCGGCAGATTGGCATCTGAAATGGAAAATGCCATCTGGGCAAATCAATTTGATAATTTAGCAAATCGGCTGGCGCACTATGAAACAACCGGCCCGGAAATTTGGGAACAGACAGCCGGTAAAATCGATGCTTGGGTAACAGCAACTGGCACCGGAGGAACCTTTGCCGGTGTTGCAATGTTTCTCAAAGAAAAGAAGCCGACGATTAAAAATATATTAGCCGATCCAATGGGTAGCGGACTCTATAGCTACGTTAAAACCGGCGAAATTCACACAGAAGGCAGCTCGATCACCGAAGGCATTGGCAATAGCCGCGTCACCGCCAATATGGAAGGAGTTCCCATCGATGATGCGATCCAAATTGATGATCATGCAGCTGTGCGAGTGATTTACCAACTCCTCAAAAAAGACGGCTTATTTATGGGAGGATCGGTAGGGATTAATATCGCGGCTGCGGTAGAATTAGCGAAACAAATGGGTCCAGGTCACACGATTGTAACCGTACTCTGCGATGGCGGTTCGCGTTACCAGTCTCGGCTGTTTAATCGGGAGTGGCTCGCCTCAAAAGGACTTTCTCCCGATTAG
- a CDS encoding NAD(P)-dependent alcohol dehydrogenase translates to MQIKTLAAHEKGAELKPFTLEVDSPKGYDCILKVLACGICHSDIHVIDNDWGNSRYPVVPGHEVVGEVIELGDQVKHLKAGDRVGVGWQGSACLQCRDCLRGNENLCDKNEGLIISGYGGFADYLRVDSRFAFPIPAGIKTEAAGPLLCGGVTVYSALRYAGMSSGQEIGVIGVGGLGHMAVQFASKLGNRVTVFTTSDDKAEFASKLGAHDAIVVPAGSSPPEPDRKFNILISTVPASVDWAAYIEYLDSDGTLTMVGVPDEPLSIPLWSLLTKRRRVMSSLIGGRAIITEMLDVADRFGIEPIIETFPLEQVNEAMDKVRSNKVRYRAVLTVS, encoded by the coding sequence ATGCAAATTAAAACACTGGCAGCCCACGAAAAAGGCGCGGAACTCAAGCCGTTTACCTTGGAAGTGGATTCGCCCAAAGGGTATGATTGCATACTAAAAGTGTTAGCTTGCGGCATTTGCCACTCAGATATTCACGTCATTGATAATGACTGGGGAAACTCACGCTATCCCGTCGTTCCAGGTCACGAAGTGGTTGGGGAAGTGATAGAGTTAGGCGACCAAGTTAAGCATTTAAAAGCCGGTGATCGCGTTGGAGTTGGCTGGCAAGGTTCGGCTTGTTTACAGTGTCGTGATTGTCTCAGGGGAAATGAAAATCTCTGTGATAAAAATGAAGGGTTGATTATCAGCGGTTATGGTGGTTTTGCTGACTATTTACGGGTGGATTCTCGGTTTGCTTTTCCGATTCCAGCCGGCATCAAAACTGAAGCAGCCGGCCCTCTGTTGTGCGGAGGAGTTACTGTATACTCGGCTTTGCGATACGCCGGCATGAGTTCAGGTCAAGAAATTGGGGTCATCGGTGTCGGAGGACTGGGGCACATGGCTGTGCAATTTGCGAGTAAATTGGGCAACCGCGTCACGGTTTTTACCACTTCTGACGATAAAGCTGAGTTTGCAAGTAAGTTAGGCGCACATGATGCAATTGTTGTACCTGCCGGCAGTTCACCACCAGAACCAGACCGAAAATTCAATATCTTAATCAGTACCGTTCCTGCTTCTGTCGATTGGGCGGCTTATATAGAATATCTTGATTCTGATGGCACTTTAACGATGGTCGGAGTGCCCGATGAACCCCTCTCAATTCCCTTGTGGTCGTTGCTTACTAAACGTCGCAGAGTCATGAGTTCTCTAATTGGAGGTCGCGCGATTATCACTGAGATGCTTGACGTTGCAGATCGCTTTGGAATTGAGCCGATTATTGAGACGTTTCCCTTGGAACAAGTGAATGAAGCGATGGACAAAGTCCGTAGCAATAAAGTTCGCTATCGGGCTGTTCTTACGGTTAGCTAA